TACATTACAGCATCGGGCAAAAAATATTTAATTCGAATCCTTATTGTTGCCATGGTCGTTCTTTATTTTGCCTGGATGAAAAATCGAGAGGCAGTGAGCTTTAGGCCCAGCGCATTTCTTTACATTCTCATATTTACGATCATGATTTCATCGGTGTTCGCCTGTCAGTATTGGGCTGCTCTCCTGGTGTCCGGTGTGGTGGCGATCTTTGCCACCAGTGGTGAGTGGGGTCCATATCCTTTGGCTTTCGCCACCTTTCTCATTGCTCTGTTTGCCGCATTGACCTCCTACCGCCAATCCACCGTGGAATGGGTATATGCTCATGAGCGGGATTTTCTGAAGAGAGGCATTGGCCCCAGTCCTCTTCAGTCAGTGATGATAGTGGCTCTATTGGCGGTCTTTAGTTTGTGGTTTTTGGACAAAGTGCTGCCGGACTCACTTAAAAGTCAGAAGAAGGCGAGCATTAGCAAAAAAATGGATGAGATTCGTTCAAAGGTCGCTGAAAAAGTCAGCGAGCAGATTGTCGACTATCAGGAGAAGCAATCTCAAGAGCCACGGCCGGGTGCAGACGGCTTTGCATTGTCACCCTCACAACGGGAGGGTGCCGATGTTTTACAGCAGCTTATTGGATCCGACTCGCAGACTGCCGAGTCTCTGGCCAGTCGCCTCACTCCCGAAGAACTCAAGACTTTGGGGGATATGGCCGCAGCCGGTAGTCAGCTTTCAGGCGCATTAGGTCGTCCAGGTGGTCGGGGGGATATGCCCGCTGGTGGAGGCGGGGGGCGCGGAAGAGAAGGTATTGCCGGTAACCGACCTGGATTAGACCCTGAGGCCTGGGAGAAATTCCTCAAGCAGATTCGCAACAACCCTGCGGCTCGACATGAGCTGCTGAAAAAATATCCCGAACTCAAACAGGAAATGGATCGCATGGCTGCGGGTGGTACGCCTTCGGGTCAGCTTCAGTCCCGGTTGGAGGAGGAATTTGTCCGCCAAAAGGGAGCTATCGAGAGTCTCCCCAAGTCTGAACAGCAGAAGTATCAACAACTAGGAAAAAAACTTGGTCTCAACAAACAGGAATTGGATCAGGTCTTGAGTGGTAAGCAATTGAACAAAAAGCAGCTGAGCGGTTTAGCGCAAAAGGTGCAAAGCTCTCCCCCAGTCCATCCAGGTGGTCATGCAACTCAGCAAGGCTCTGGTGGGGGCGGCCAGGATCAGGGCCCCGGTGGAGTCTCAGGGGATCTTGGTTCCGGCGGTGGCGATGGGGATGGGTCGGGTCCTGGCGGTGATCAAACCAAAAACGCGGGCAAAGGCCAAAAGGAGGGGAAAAAGGGTATTCTTCCTCCGCCTAAGCTCACTCGCGAGCAGCGACAGGAAAAGGCCAGGCTCAAGGTGGAACAGGCCCTGAAGTTTTTTGAAAACGCAGCTATTGCGCTCTTGTATGTGGCAGCGGTGTTATTGATCTATATGTTGTTTACCAAGTTTTCTGATCGGCAAAAGGACGAGACCAAACCCGCGGGCAGGTTGAGCCGTGATGATCGCAAGTCATTGGTGGCAGAACTCAAACAAATGCGTTCCCGACCCTTAAGTCCCCAGGAAGAAGTAGTGAAGTCCTATCATTTGTTTTTGCGCGTGATGGAGTTGGTGCAATACCCCAGAGCACAGGAAATCACTCCCACAGACTTTGCCCACGAGGTTATCCGTCATTTCCCTCGCTTACGAGATCCTGTGCCCTATGTTTCTGAAGTCTTTTGCCAGGTGTTTTACGGGAAAAGAGATGTGGAGGCTGGAACTCTGGGGCAGTTTCGTACTCACTTTCGCAAAGTCTTCAGACAGTTTGGCCTAAAAGCACCTTAATCTCTTTTTGCAGATGGAAGCTGTACGGTTCCCCAGTGAAAGCGCGGGGGTTGGGATTTGCTCCCGGGCTGGGCCAATAGAGTGCAACGGAGCAGTGGCGGTCCCTCAGGTTTTTCTTTAAGGCTGAGCTCATAGCGGTGTCCCCAGTTTTTCATAGAAGCGGGGAAGTGTTTGTGTTGGGCGGTTCTCATGATGCGGGCCACCGGTGATCCATTGAAAAAACAGTTCAATCTGCGTGCATCGTGTATCTGGGTGGTAATGCCAATGAATAGCCTGTTGGTTTGCAGAAAGTTCTTGTCTTCTAGACTGGTCAGATCCATGGGCAGTGAAAAAGCGCGGATTTCAAAACCATTTTTTTGCGGCCCTAGTAGCTGACCATGATGATTGTTGATGGGGAAGCGAGGCCACAGGAGGGGATCGGATTCCGAACCGATGGCCCCCGACAAATGGGTGAGAGCTAAAGTGATTCCTGCTGATTGAAGATCCACTTTGATGGGGCGAGGATCACTGCTGACAGGATAACTGAATAGGCTTACTCGGCTACCTGTGAGGTCCGCCAACTGATGTAGTTCCTCGTTGATGGATTTTGCCATTCCAGTTCCCCGCAAGCCGACACTCAGAAGCGGGTTTTGTGCCTGCCTTTGGACAAAAGAAATGGCTTCTGAATTCTTGAGATCTAGTGAGTTGAGAAACAAAACAACAGGAATTTTTTTGTCGAGAGTTTCCTGAAGCAGAGAGTCGGATTCGGAAGACCATCCCTCAATGGTGATAAGGATTTGTCGGTCCTCGCTCAGCCGACTCTTTGTCGGAAGCCAATGCTTTAGATTCATGAAGCCGAAGCTTTGCACCTCCAGGTAGGCCACCTGCCGACGGAACAATTCAGGGGATGTGGCCATCGAATCACTGGGATTATTGGAGAAACCGTAGTAGGCGAGGGCCACCAGGCTGGGATGTTTTTCGATCGCCTGTGGTCCGCGTGGACTCATCTCAAATGGACCGACGGATTGGGGGTAGGACCACTCCAAGGGCTGGCCGTTCTCAGAAGGGGGCCACTTTTTAGCAGACACGCACGAGGCAATGAGCCACACCAGCCCAACCACAAGCAAGCCTTGCCGCCATAGGGAATCTCTGTTAACTCGTACCATTCAATGGCTTTATCGGAATTTGCTCCCACTGGAGCAAGTCCAGTGACAGGTGAGGTTAAGCCATTCTCTAGACTAAGGGCGAGAGGGAAAATGGAGAACTTTGAAAAGATCATGGTCTTTGTCAAAGAAGTGGATCGACTCAAGACTGTCGACAGGCAGTGTGAAATCATGAGTGGCAAGCGCCGTGAGAATTCCGCCGAACACTCTTGGCATTTTGCTTTGACTGCCTGGTTATTAGGCAGCTACGCCCACGTGGATTTGAATCTGAACCATGTGGTCAAGATGGCTCTTATCCACGACTTGGTGGAGATAGACGCCGGAGACACCTTTGTTTACGACGAGAAGGGACGAGAGGAGAAGCGCGAAGTTGAGGCGAAGGCGGCCCACCGTCTCTTTGCCTTGCTTCCCGAGGAACTTGAGGCAGAGTTTTGGCAGTTATGGAACGAATATGAGGGTCAGGTGACCGCTGAGGCCCGTTTTGCCCAGGCCATTGATCGCTTGTTGCCTATAGTCTGTAACACTGAAACTGAAGGTTCTGCTTGGCGCCGTCATGGCATCACTCGCAGCCAGGTCGACAGACGCAACGGCCCTTGTTGGGGAGAGGCCCGCTGTCTGGAAGACTATGTTGCCTCCATTCTCGACAGAGCTGTGGCGAATGGTCACCTTACGCCTGAATAGGTGGTTTTAATGGACCTTTACCCTGGGCTATGCTTCACTTTTCGGTATGGCTCAGTCTCCAACTCAGGACAAAGGTCTATTCGCTGATTGGTGGAAAAACATCCTGGCCCTGCTCGTTGGCCTCCTAATCGCCCTACTTGGATTGGTCGCGGCCCAGTATATCTTTTCCCAGCGCAGTGTAAAAGAGGGCAGTCAAGAGTCCCCGGTAGAGGAAAAGGCCACGGTACCCTATTATGACAATCCCATCGATGTTTTTGGTTGGAGTCTCGTACCAAATATTGTGACTCGGGTGACCCGTTACCGGGATCATTGGGTGATCTATGAGGCCACCTACACCATCGACGACTTCCGCCGGAGAAGGGTTTTTTTTGAGGACCGAAAAGAGGCAAAGCAGTTTTTGTTGTTTCTGGGGGGATCTAATATGATGGGCCAGGGATTGGAGGACATGGAGACCCTGGATTATCAGCTCACGTCAAGATTTGCCCAGTTTCAAAGTTACAACTATGCGGTGCCGGGTTACGGCCTGGGGCATGTGATGGCCCAGGCGGAGAATATTGATTTTAAGTCACAGATTTCCCAGCGCAAAGGTTTGATCCTCTATCTTTTTCCCACCTATCACGTGGATCGGCTTGTTGGTGGTCTACAGACAATAGATTGGGGTGAGGGTTTGCCCCAGTATAAGTTAGTGGAGGACAAAGTCGTACGGGATGGATTTATTCACCAGGATAGGTGGCTGTATGCAAATTCAGCCAAAGCTTGGAATAAAACCTTTTTGCGTCGTAAGATGAAGCTAACCGGGCCTTTTGGAGTTTCACAGAAGGATTTGCAGCTTGCCTGTCGAGTTTTGGCCGAAGTTAAAAGGAACATACAGAATCAGTTTGAGGAATCGGAGTTTCTGCTTGTGTTACATCCCGGATCGAAGGGCATGGATTTAACATTCTGTTTGGAACAATATGAAATCAAGTGGTTAGACTTGCGCAACGTCTTTGATGGGTATGATCGTCAGGAAGTCTCCATCAAGGGAGATGGGCACACCAGTCAGTTTGGCAATAGGATTTTGGCAAATAAAATTGAAGAGCATTTGAGAGAGTTGGGCTATTAGAATGGCAAAGATATTTGTAACGGGGGCATCGGGTTTCATTGGTGGGGCACTGGCTCGGCACCTCATTGCGCTTAGCCACCAGGTCCTGGCCATGAGTCGCTCCGAGGCAAGCGATGAGAAATTGAGGAAATTGGGTGCAGAACCGATCCGAGGAGAATTAGGTTCGCCAATGGCCGATGCTCTCCATGGGGTAGATTGGGTCATTCATTGTGCTGCCAAGGTAGAGGACTTTGGCCACTATGATGATTTTTACCGCATCAATGTTACCGGGACGAACAGCCTTCTTACCGATTGTGTTCAGGCGCGGGTTCCACGGTTTTTGTTTCTAAGCACAGAGGCTGTGTTGCTCGATGGCCGCTCCAAGTATGAAATGAATGAACAAACGCCCTATCCATTGCAGACCCCATTTTTGTACTCGCAAACAAAAATAGCTGCTGAAAAACTGGTGAGAGCCGCCAATTCAGAGGAATTGCAGACGTTTGTGGTGCGGCCAAGAATGGTCTGGGGCCCTGGCGACACGCATTTTATTCCTGAACTTAAAAAAATGGCTAAGAAGAAAGCCTTGATGTGGATTGACCAGGGTGTTCATCGGACTTCAACCACCCACATTCGCAACCTTCTTCACGGCATCGACCTGATTATGGCTAAGGGACAGCCCGGGGAAGTGTATTTTATCACCGATGGAGACCCCATATCATTGCGAGAGTTCATTTCCATGCTGGTAGAGACATTAGGGTTTCCAGCTCCAACCAAGTCCATCCCTGGCTTTGTTGCTCGTGGACTGGCCCAGGTGTTGGAACCCTTGTGGGTTTTGTTGCGCCTTCCTGGAAAGCCACCCATGACTAAGTTGGCAGCTTGCTTTCTTTCGACCGAAGGGACTGTGGACATTACAAAGGCTAAAACCAAACTGGGGTATAGGCCAGTTATTTCGAGAGCCGCCGCGCTCGTGGAATTAGCGAACACAGAGACAACAGAGGGACATTAAAATGGAATTGGGAATTGACAGACTCTTAGAAGAAGCATCATTGATCCGGCAGCTCCAGGAGAAGCGCGTAGGGCTGTTGGCCCATCCCGCGAGTGTGACGAAAGGTTTGGCCCACTCGATGGAAGCCTTGTCTCAATTGGGGGAGTTCAATATGACTTGTGCCTTTGGCCCTCAGCATGGAATGCGTGGTGAAAAACAAGACAATATGATTGAAAGTGTCACCTACCTGGATCCGTCAATTAAAGTCCCTGTCTACAGCCTCTATGGGGAGGTTCGTAGACCAACGGATGAAATGTTAGACCGCTTGGATGTGATGCTGGTGGACCTGCAGGACGTCGGCTGTCGTATTTACACTTTTTTGACCACGCTATTTTACGTATTGGAAGACTGCGCGCGAAATCATAAGTCGGTTTGGGTTCTTGATCGACCCAATCCCGCTGGCAGGCCGGTCGAAGGACTGCTCCTTGAACCTGGCTGGGAAAGTTTTATTGGTGCGGCTCCTGTGGCCATGCGCCACGGTCTGACCTTGGGTGAAGCGGCCAGGTGGTACGTGAGGCACAAGAATTTGGATGTTGATCTGCAGATCATTGAGATGAAAGGCTACCACGCCAATGGCTCGCCTAACTACGGTTGGCCTCATGAGCTCTCATGGGTTAATCCCTCTCCTAATATGCCGCGGTTGACGACAGTCAGAGCCTACGCCGGAACGGTGCTTGTTGAAGGCACCAATCTCAGTGAGGGGCGGGGAACCACGATTCCCTTGGAAGTCATAGGTGCTCCTGACATCAAAGCCGAAAAGGTGTTGGAGGAGATGAAAATTGTCGAACCCAATTGGCTCAAAGGCTGTCATCTTCGCCCCTGTTATTTTGAGCCCACCTTCCAAAAACACCAAGGCGCCCTCTGTTCTGGGATTCAGATTCACTGTGATGCTGGTTTTTACAATCACTTGCAGTTTCAGCCCTACCGCCTTGTGGCTCTATTTTTTAAATGTGTGCGCCGCCTTTATCCTGAATATGATCTGTGGCGGCAGCCGCCCTACGAATACGAAGAGCACAAAATGCCCATCGACATTCTTTCGGGCAGCGATTTCCTGCGCAACTGGGTGGATGATGGGCATGGGGAGCCGGAGGACCTGAACAAGCGGTTGTTGGCGCACGAAAAACAATGGGAAGACGCCCGCAAACCCTTTTTGCTTTATTAGCTTTTCTTTGGTGATTTTCGGCTCCTTTTTTCTGCAGATTTTTTGCATCCGCCTCCCTGTCAATTCAGACGCGGGCTCCATGCCCTCGCCGGCATCGCTGGACTTCGTCCGCGAACGCGTCACGCTTGCCGGAGGTCTTCATTTACAAGGAGGGATCCCCAGGAAAGTCTTCAGGACAAAGGCTGGCCGAATCTTAGAAGAAAAGATTGGTTGGGTGTTGGATTCGGAGGATCGGGGATAGCTCGTCAGTCGGAAGGGTTGTTGGACTAAATTGGCGGCAGGTTTGCGGGGCGAGAATTTAGGTACTGGTTTTTGTTTTGGTAGACGGCGATTTTCCCTTCCCAAAGAAATTGGTGTTTTCATTGTTCTCCAAGAGCGCCTCTTTGCACTCAAAGAGTTCCCTATTCTCATTTTTCTGCAAAAGAAGACCTCCGGCAAGCGTGACGCGTTCGCGGACGAAGTCCAGCGATGCCGGCGAGGGCATGGAGCCCGCGTCTGATTTTGTAGGAAAGTGAGAATAGGGAACTGTTTGAGGGCAAGCAAAGCGAGTGAGTGAGTGTTGAATAAAAAAGAGGAGGTCAGGTGTTGACCTCCTCTTCCTGGAGTGTTGTGTGGAAGACTTTCCTTGGCACGGAGAGGCTAAAACACTCCAAAAAATAGCAGTAGTATTTGGGGAATACTACGGGAACGCGAGTAATATGCGCATTCTTGTGGCAGAACACGCAGAAAAAATTTCGGTGGTGTAGAGAATCCCTGTGTGTGTGTGGTGACTGCAGAATTTCCCGGCAGAGATATGTTGATCCCCATGTGCTTCCCCTTATGATGTCTACCCAGCGATTCTCATCACCGGGAAAATCTGTTGTCGACCAAAACAGGGAATATAAAAAATGGAGGCATCAAGTTCTCAACGCGGAAACCAGGATGCCTCCATCTTAGATCCCCTAATATAAAGTACCCGGGAAGAGGTATTGGAAATTCTGTGCCAGCCAGAGGCCATTATTTGGACACCTGAAATAGCGGGTGTGTCTAATTCTAAGACAGGTGTGAGTCTAGGTAAGCAATATTTCTGG
This is a stretch of genomic DNA from Pseudobdellovibrionaceae bacterium. It encodes these proteins:
- a CDS encoding NAD-dependent epimerase/dehydratase family protein produces the protein MAKIFVTGASGFIGGALARHLIALSHQVLAMSRSEASDEKLRKLGAEPIRGELGSPMADALHGVDWVIHCAAKVEDFGHYDDFYRINVTGTNSLLTDCVQARVPRFLFLSTEAVLLDGRSKYEMNEQTPYPLQTPFLYSQTKIAAEKLVRAANSEELQTFVVRPRMVWGPGDTHFIPELKKMAKKKALMWIDQGVHRTSTTHIRNLLHGIDLIMAKGQPGEVYFITDGDPISLREFISMLVETLGFPAPTKSIPGFVARGLAQVLEPLWVLLRLPGKPPMTKLAACFLSTEGTVDITKAKTKLGYRPVISRAAALVELANTETTEGH
- a CDS encoding DUF1343 domain-containing protein; this encodes MELGIDRLLEEASLIRQLQEKRVGLLAHPASVTKGLAHSMEALSQLGEFNMTCAFGPQHGMRGEKQDNMIESVTYLDPSIKVPVYSLYGEVRRPTDEMLDRLDVMLVDLQDVGCRIYTFLTTLFYVLEDCARNHKSVWVLDRPNPAGRPVEGLLLEPGWESFIGAAPVAMRHGLTLGEAARWYVRHKNLDVDLQIIEMKGYHANGSPNYGWPHELSWVNPSPNMPRLTTVRAYAGTVLVEGTNLSEGRGTTIPLEVIGAPDIKAEKVLEEMKIVEPNWLKGCHLRPCYFEPTFQKHQGALCSGIQIHCDAGFYNHLQFQPYRLVALFFKCVRRLYPEYDLWRQPPYEYEEHKMPIDILSGSDFLRNWVDDGHGEPEDLNKRLLAHEKQWEDARKPFLLY
- a CDS encoding DUF4129 domain-containing protein; translation: MAKNKRTHPSKHKVQTPRPPSSPSPGRFTQFTLFQVLVLAGLMIPMFLLEGVNHWQTGIFFAAALAFSFLIREGIWGHRDLLQDELVTRDDHESLWLFVFGRMVQDSEGHSKERKRLLYITASGKKYLIRILIVAMVVLYFAWMKNREAVSFRPSAFLYILIFTIMISSVFACQYWAALLVSGVVAIFATSGEWGPYPLAFATFLIALFAALTSYRQSTVEWVYAHERDFLKRGIGPSPLQSVMIVALLAVFSLWFLDKVLPDSLKSQKKASISKKMDEIRSKVAEKVSEQIVDYQEKQSQEPRPGADGFALSPSQREGADVLQQLIGSDSQTAESLASRLTPEELKTLGDMAAAGSQLSGALGRPGGRGDMPAGGGGGRGREGIAGNRPGLDPEAWEKFLKQIRNNPAARHELLKKYPELKQEMDRMAAGGTPSGQLQSRLEEEFVRQKGAIESLPKSEQQKYQQLGKKLGLNKQELDQVLSGKQLNKKQLSGLAQKVQSSPPVHPGGHATQQGSGGGGQDQGPGGVSGDLGSGGGDGDGSGPGGDQTKNAGKGQKEGKKGILPPPKLTREQRQEKARLKVEQALKFFENAAIALLYVAAVLLIYMLFTKFSDRQKDETKPAGRLSRDDRKSLVAELKQMRSRPLSPQEEVVKSYHLFLRVMELVQYPRAQEITPTDFAHEVIRHFPRLRDPVPYVSEVFCQVFYGKRDVEAGTLGQFRTHFRKVFRQFGLKAP
- a CDS encoding HD domain-containing protein codes for the protein MENFEKIMVFVKEVDRLKTVDRQCEIMSGKRRENSAEHSWHFALTAWLLGSYAHVDLNLNHVVKMALIHDLVEIDAGDTFVYDEKGREEKREVEAKAAHRLFALLPEELEAEFWQLWNEYEGQVTAEARFAQAIDRLLPIVCNTETEGSAWRRHGITRSQVDRRNGPCWGEARCLEDYVASILDRAVANGHLTPE